Genomic window (Opitutaceae bacterium):
ATGAGCACTCGTGCCGGCTTGAGCTTCAGTGCTTCCTCGGGGGTGATCTCATTGTTTCGAAACACCCGCTGCTCCGCGCCCAGTTGCCCGAAACACTGGACGAGGTTGTAGGTGAACGAGTCGAAGTTATCGATGACAAGAAGCACGGCAGTCGTTCAGCGATACATTCGAGCGCCGCGCGGGTCAAGCGGGGCCCGGAGTCAACCGATGGCAAAACGCAAACGAGCATACGAGTTGCGGCACGACATTGCTCCCGCGGTTGCCTTCCTGTCCCGGACGCTTTGCCTTGATCTATCCGCCTTCCTCTGACGCTTTCCCATCATCCGGCATGCCGACAACCCGCAATCCTCGATCTCCGTCCGAGCCGCTTCCACCGGGCTCGGGAGCTGCGGTTGTTGACACGGGCTTCATTCCGACGCGGGCGAAACTGCTCGAGGTTGCTGCGTTTCTCGACCGGGTGGAGCGCCATGCCGTGGCGGGTGATTTTCGTTGTGAGGCGCTGCGGGAGGCGGCGCGCCTGCTTGTCGACGGACGCCCTGAGCGTGCGCGGCGCATTCTGGAGAAACTGAGCGATCCGACCTCCGATCCGGAGGCGGTTTCGTCCGGCAAGGCCGCGCTCGGGGCCTGGCGTCCCGCGGGCAGATGAAGTTTCGCGATGCGCTACATTGAACCACACGGCCACATGGTGAGCCGCACAACGGACGACTACCAGGCCATGGTGGCGGCTGGCTGTGCGGCGGTGTGCGAACCCGCGTTCTGGGCGGGCTATGACCGCGGATCGGCGGACGGGTTTCGCGACTACTTTCGCCAGTTGACGGAGTACGAGCCTGCGCGCGCCGCCAAATTTCTTCTGCCGCACTATTCCTGGCTCTGCATCAATCCGAAGGAGGCCGAGGACCTCAGCTGGCGGCGGACGTGCTGGCGATGATCCCGGAGTTTCTTGGCCGGGCGAATGTCCCGGGCATTGGTGAGATTGGGTTGAACCGCAACACGCGCAATGAACTCAAGGTGCTCGAGCAGCACGTCGACCTCGCGGTGCGCCACGATCAGCTCATTCTGGTGCACACGCCGCACCTTGAGGACAAGCGGAAGGGGACGCAGCTCATTGTCGACCTGCTTCGCTCGCACAAGGGCGTGAAGCCGGAACGCGTGATCATCGATCATGTCGAGGAGCACACGATCCAGCTCGTATTGGACAATGGATTCTGGGCGGGCATCACGCTTTATCCCGATTCGAAATCCTCGCCGCCGCGCGCGGTCGACATGCTCGAGATCTGCGGTCGCGACCGCATCTGGCTGAATTCCGCGTGCGACTGGGGCGTGAGCGATCCGCTCGCCGTTCCAAAGACGGCGCTGGAAATGCGCCGCCGCGGGTATGGCGCGGATTTTGTGGATCAGGTGCTGTTTCAGAATCCGCTGAGATTCCTGTCCCAGTGCCCGCGGTTTGTCCTCAGCCAGCCTGCCGGATGAAACTCAATCACGGGCTTCATCTCGCCTACTGCACCAACGTCCATCGAGGCGACACCTGGGAGGAAACCTGGCGCGCGCTGCGGGATCACACGCTTGCGGTCAGGCGGCGCGTCGCCCCGGGCCGCAGTTATGCCATCGGCCTGAGACTCAGCCACCGTGCGGCCGGTGAACTGGCCCAGGGCGACAACCTGAACGCGTTTCGGCGCTGGCTCGATGCGGAGGACTGCTATGTTTTCACCATCAACGGATTTCCCTACGGCAGTTTTCACGGGAAGCGCATCAAGGAGCAGGTCTATGCGCCGGACTGGTCGACTCCGGAGCGGGTTGCGTACACTTCGCTGCTGTTCGATCTCCTTGCGCAATTGCTGCCCAAGGGAGTCGCCGGCAGTGTCAGCTCGGTGCCTGGTTCCTTCAAGCCGTGGATAGTTCTGAATGCGGAGAGGCGGGCGGCGATTTTCCGGAATCTCATCCAGGCCGGCCGCCATATTGCGGAACTTTCGGAACGAAGCGGATGCGATCTTCACCTCGGCCTGGAGCCGGAGCCCTGCTGCCAGTTTGAGACATCGGAGGAGACCGTGAAGTTTTTCGACGACTGGAGGCAGTCGGATCCCGCGGTTGACGCGGAGAAGCTCCTCAGGCGCGTGGGGGTCACCTACGACTGCTGTCACCTGGCGGTTGAATACGAGTCGGCGCGCGTGGCGCTCAATCGGCTGCGTGACGCCGGGCTGCGCCTGAGCAAGCTGCACATCAGCTCCGCGCTTCGCCTGGTGCCGGACAAGGAGGGGCTGGCGGCGGTGGCGAAGTTCGACGAACCCGTCTATTTCCACCAGGTTGTGGCCGAGGAGCTGAGAAACAACCATCGCCGCCGGTATGTGGACCTTTCCTATGCGGTGGCCGACATGGAAGGCTGCATTCCCGATGACGAATGGCGCGTGCACTTTCACCTGCCGCTTCATGCCGCGCCGGGTAGTCCATTCATGGATACACGCGACCATGTGCTTGAGGCGTTCGACTGGCTGGCGGCCAGTCCCGGGGCGATCGAGCATGCGGAGATGGAGACCTACACCTGGGAGGTGCTGCCGCGCGGGCTCCGCCTGGGCATCGAGGAGCAGCTTGTGAGGGAGTATGCGTGGACCCTTCGCGGGCTCGCGGCGCGCGGTCTTGCCGACGAAGCGCTCGCAACGGCGGTTGAGAGGGAATGCGGTTCGCGATGACCCTGGTGGAAGGCCCTGCGCGCGGTCCGTTTGGAATCTGGCTCGACCTAGCGCGGGCCGGCAATTTCCCCTCGATATGGAGCAACGCCCTTGCGGCGCTGGTGCTCTCGGCTCCGCTGGCGGGGGCGCTGCCGTCGCCAGGGCTGGCTGCGCTTGCGTTTCTGGCGGGCAGCCTGGCGTACGCCGGCGGAGCGACGCTCAACGATGTCGTCGACCTTGAGTTCGACCGCAGGCATCGGCCCGAACGCGCGATTCCGCGCGGCAGCGTGGGGCGGGCGACCGCGGCTTGGCTGGGTGCGGCACAGCTTGCCGCGGGACTCGGACTGCTGGTCTTCCTGGGGGCGGCGCCGCTGGCGGTGCTTGGGCTCGGTGCAGTGATTCTTTTCTACGACTGGCTGCACAAGCGCTGGGCGGGCTCCGTGGCGCTGATGGCGGGCTGCCGGATCCTGCTCGCAGTGTCGATCGGCACGCTTCCCCGGCAGGAGATGCGCACGGCCTTTGTCCTCTGGCTTGCCGGACTGTTCCTTTACATCGTGATCCTCAGCCTGCTGGCGCGTCGGGAGCACCGTCCGGGCGTTTCCTCGGGGCGGCTGGATCGGATGGTCAGGCGCCTGCTCGCCTTCATTCCGCTGGTTGACGCCCTGGCATTGCTTGTAATTGCGGCCTGGATACCCGCGCTGTGCTGTGCAGTGGCGGTTCCCCTTGGACGCTGGGCGCAGCGCCTCGCCGCGTCGAGCTGAGTCCCTGGCACGTGGCGGCATGTGGGCGGAGCGCCTGATGCGGCGTGCGCCTGGGGAGGGGTGCAATGCGGCCTTGCTGTCATCCGGAGGTTGTGGGCTATATTGCGACCCGCCCATGGCAGAAATACTGAATTCGGTTTCTTTTCCCATTCCGGTGAGACAGGAGCACCGGCTGATCATCACGCGGGACGTGTTCGATTCAGGGAACGAGGTGTTAGGCGGGGTGCTGACGCCGAGGGAGCTGGGCGAGCAGGTGCGGGCGCTGGTCTTTTGGGACCGCGGGCTGGAAAAGGCGTTTCCAGGGTA
Coding sequences:
- the eboE gene encoding metabolite traffic protein EboE, with the protein product MKLNHGLHLAYCTNVHRGDTWEETWRALRDHTLAVRRRVAPGRSYAIGLRLSHRAAGELAQGDNLNAFRRWLDAEDCYVFTINGFPYGSFHGKRIKEQVYAPDWSTPERVAYTSLLFDLLAQLLPKGVAGSVSSVPGSFKPWIVLNAERRAAIFRNLIQAGRHIAELSERSGCDLHLGLEPEPCCQFETSEETVKFFDDWRQSDPAVDAEKLLRRVGVTYDCCHLAVEYESARVALNRLRDAGLRLSKLHISSALRLVPDKEGLAAVAKFDEPVYFHQVVAEELRNNHRRRYVDLSYAVADMEGCIPDDEWRVHFHLPLHAAPGSPFMDTRDHVLEAFDWLAASPGAIEHAEMETYTWEVLPRGLRLGIEEQLVREYAWTLRGLAARGLADEALATAVERECGSR
- a CDS encoding UbiA family prenyltransferase, whose product is MTLVEGPARGPFGIWLDLARAGNFPSIWSNALAALVLSAPLAGALPSPGLAALAFLAGSLAYAGGATLNDVVDLEFDRRHRPERAIPRGSVGRATAAWLGAAQLAAGLGLLVFLGAAPLAVLGLGAVILFYDWLHKRWAGSVALMAGCRILLAVSIGTLPRQEMRTAFVLWLAGLFLYIVILSLLARREHRPGVSSGRLDRMVRRLLAFIPLVDALALLVIAAWIPALCCAVAVPLGRWAQRLAASS